A genome region from Apium graveolens cultivar Ventura unplaced genomic scaffold, ASM990537v1 ctg6634, whole genome shotgun sequence includes the following:
- the LOC141703422 gene encoding uncharacterized protein LOC141703422, translating to MECSNRALAKYAREARFRPLTNIHRVETRPPKVFKGESMDITFRETDARWVHHSHDDALVISIQIGTKNVHRAFVDNGSSVNILYYSTFKKMGLPDQDMSGEDSWVYSFSGVGVRVMGSIRLPCTLGESPLSVTKMLEFKVLNQESSHNVLLG from the coding sequence ATGGAATGCAGCAACCGAGCCTTGGCAAAATACGCTAGGGAAGCCCGGTTTAGGCCTCTCACAAATATTCATAGGGTGGAAACCCGACCACCCAAAGTATTTAAAGGGGAGTCCATGGATATCACTTTCAGAGAAACAGATGCCCGATGGGTACATCACTCACACGATGATGCGTTGGTTATTTCCATCCAAATCGGTACAAAGAATGTCCATAGAGCCTTCGTGGACAATGGAAGCTCCGTAAACATCCTCTATTACAGCACCTTCAAGAAGATGGGACTGCCTGATCAGGATATGTCAGGGGAAGACTCGTGGGTCTATAGTTTTTCAGGTGTAGGAGTTAGAGTCATGGGGTCAATTCGGCTCCCATGCACACTAGGGGAAAGCCCACTATCGGTAACAAAGATGCTCGAATTTAAAGTTCTGAATCAGGAATCATCCCACAACGTGTTATTGGGATGA
- the LOC141703423 gene encoding uncharacterized protein LOC141703423 → MRRSLFLRIEEAVAIHDYYFTQRTDVVGVPGLSSLQTMTAALRMLAYGTTADVVDDYVRIGDNTTIESLRRFLKSIMEIFEVEYLRRPNEQDVSKLLAENEQRGFPGMLGSINCMHWKWKNYLTTWQDLAEGHGPEVKYTINENEYNMGYYLADGIYLSWPTFVKTIPKPQGNKRKYFAATHESIRKDVERAFGVLQSRFAMICGPSRFWDVETMKYIMTTCVILHNMIIDDERESSLEEEHFDSDVEIPVVTRIRNHPNNLREYIQMHQQIRNKPAYFQL, encoded by the exons ATGCGTAGATCATTATTTCTACGAATTGAGGAAGCAGTTGCAATTCATGATTACTATTTTACTCAGCGAACTGATGTTGTAGGAGTTCCTGGACTGTCATCTCTTCAGACAATGACAGCTGCACTGAGGATGCTTGCATATGGAACGACAGCTGATGTTGTTGATGATTACGTACGTATTGGTGATAATACAACAATAGAGAGTCTAAGAAGATTTCTTAAATCAATTATGGAAATATTTGAAGTAGAATACTTGAGACGACCAAATGAACAAGATGTCTCTAAATTATTGGCAGAGAATGAACAACGAGGCTTTCCTGGAATGCTGGGTAGTATCAACTGTATGCACTGGAAATGGAAAAATTATCTAACTACTTGGCAAG ATTTGGCTGAAGGTCACGGACCTGAAGTGAAGTATACCATCAATGAGAATGAATATAACATGGGATATTATCTTGCTGATGGCATATATCTTTCTTGGCCAACATTTGTAAAAACTATTCCAAAACCTCAAGGTAACAAAAGAAAGTATTTTGCAGCTACACATGAGTCCATTAGAAAAGATGTTGAAAGAGCATTTGGAGTGCTACAATCTCGATTTGCAATGATCTGTGGTCCATCACGATTTTGGGATGTCGAAACAATGAAATATATTATGACTACTTGTGTAATATTGCACAATATGATCATTGACGATGAAAGAGAATCATCCCTCGAAGAAGAACACTTTGATTCGGATGTCGAAATACCAGTTGTTACTCGAATTCGCAATCATCCGAATAATCTACGAGAATACATACAGATGCATCAACAAATTCGAAACAAACCAGCTTATTTTCAATTGTAA
- the LOC141703424 gene encoding F-box/FBD/LRR-repeat protein At1g13570-like: MGMDESSKRKVGRTHIEEDRIIVLPRNVQETILCFMPIRDAVRTSILARNWRNCWTTIPNLVFDEDILSEKSCYIGRSRGLELAALNFVSVISNVLLLHNGPILRFSLCFPGFCDAKIILDCFGQWIPLFSTKGIKQLYLEGLKNVWLPYTPTFGGLTFLKEIVLTDVSTSEQNVFNCPVLEKLILFCCEGLLPINFRAPNLKYLRQMYTKMPSEYSLAGLENIIEFSCMVACDREMPSETSNVVKVFGCLNKISVVCGRTKAFL, from the coding sequence ATGGGAATGGATGAGTCTAGTAAGAGAAAGGTCGGTCGTACTCATATTGAGGAAGATAGGATCATTGTGCTGCCTCGGAATGTACAAGAAACTATCCTTTGTTTTATGCCTATACGAGATGCAGTGAGAACCAGTATCTTGGCGAGGAATTGGAGGAATTGTTGGACTACTATTCCAAATCTTGTTTTTGATGAAGACATCTTAAGTGAAAAGTCATGTTATATTGGCAGATCGCGTGGTCTAGAACTAGCAGCTCTTAATTTTGTTAGTGTGATAAGTAATGTTCTCCTACTCCACAATGGCCCCATTCTCAGATTTTCTCTCTGTTTTCCTGGTTTTTGCGATGCCAAGATAATCCTTGATTGTTTTGGTCAGTGGATTCCGTTATTCTCAACTAAGGGTATCAAGCAACTTTATCTAGAGGGCCTAAAAAATGTTTGGTTACCCTATACACCTACATTTGGAGGATTGACTTTTCTGAAGGAAATCGTTTTAACAGATGTCTCTACTTCAGAACAAAACGTCTTCAATTGCCCTGTGCTTGAGAAGTTGATCTTGTTCTGTTGTGAAGGACTCTTACCTATCAACTTCCGTGCTCCTAATCTCAAATACTTACGTCAGATGTATACCAAAATGCCTTCAGAATATTCCTTAGCTGGGTTAGAAAACATTATAGAATTTTCTTGCATGGTGGCCTGTGATAGGGAAATGCCGTCAGAAACATCCAATGTGGTTAAGGTTTTCGGTTGTTTAAATAAAATTTCGGTTGTTTGCGGAAGAACAAAAGCATTTTTATAA